In one window of Desulforhabdus amnigena DNA:
- a CDS encoding cytochrome ubiquinol oxidase subunit I, translated as MDVVFLSRLQFGLTTAFHIIFPTLTIGLALYLVIVEFLWLKTREEIYYRMYRFWVKIFAIHFAVGVVTGITLEFEFGTNFARFSQAVANVIAPLLAYEGMTAFFLEAGFLGIMLFGWNRVPRVIHFLSTCLVALGATLSSFWIMAANSWMQTPAGYELVDGKFMVTDFWKAIFNPSFPTHLIHMVLASYETAAFVVAGISAYFLLREKDVLFYRKSLKLAFLLAVMIAPLQVFVGDQKGLVVAHHQPAKLAAMESHWETNTEGGAPFVLFAIPDMEAERNRFEVTVPNGLSLLITHSMNGKIQGLKDFPPQDRPNALITYWTFRIMVGIGFLFPAVMLWGIVLWWRNRLFDTPLFLKTLVAIQPLGFIATVSGWVTAEMGRQPWVVYGLLRTTDGVSPIAAGNVIWSLTLFMFFFALIGASYFFYVLRTLRRGPDLTSPIPPVQRPAGMRPVKDSM; from the coding sequence ATGGATGTCGTGTTTCTCTCCAGGCTGCAGTTCGGTTTGACCACCGCCTTTCATATTATCTTTCCCACCCTGACGATAGGTCTTGCCCTCTACCTGGTCATCGTCGAATTCCTCTGGCTGAAAACCCGGGAAGAGATCTATTACCGCATGTACCGGTTTTGGGTGAAGATCTTCGCGATTCACTTCGCTGTGGGCGTTGTTACGGGAATCACTCTGGAATTCGAATTTGGGACCAATTTCGCCCGCTTTTCCCAGGCGGTGGCGAATGTGATCGCTCCCCTCCTTGCCTACGAAGGAATGACGGCCTTCTTCCTGGAGGCTGGATTTCTGGGCATTATGCTCTTCGGGTGGAACAGGGTTCCACGCGTCATCCATTTTCTCTCCACCTGTCTTGTAGCGCTCGGAGCGACCCTCTCCTCCTTTTGGATCATGGCGGCGAACTCCTGGATGCAGACGCCTGCGGGCTATGAACTGGTGGACGGCAAATTCATGGTCACCGACTTCTGGAAGGCGATTTTCAATCCATCCTTCCCCACGCACCTGATCCACATGGTGCTGGCATCCTACGAGACAGCGGCCTTCGTCGTGGCGGGAATCAGCGCCTATTTCCTGCTTCGGGAAAAAGACGTGCTCTTTTACCGCAAGTCGCTCAAGCTCGCGTTCCTCCTGGCTGTGATGATCGCTCCCCTGCAGGTTTTCGTGGGAGATCAGAAAGGGCTCGTCGTAGCGCACCACCAGCCGGCCAAACTGGCTGCCATGGAATCCCACTGGGAAACCAACACAGAGGGAGGCGCCCCCTTTGTGCTCTTCGCCATACCCGATATGGAGGCGGAAAGAAACCGTTTCGAAGTCACTGTGCCCAATGGCCTCAGCCTCCTCATCACCCACTCGATGAACGGCAAAATCCAGGGGCTCAAGGACTTCCCTCCCCAGGATCGCCCTAATGCACTCATCACCTATTGGACGTTTCGAATCATGGTGGGAATAGGGTTTCTCTTTCCGGCCGTCATGCTCTGGGGGATCGTTCTCTGGTGGCGCAACAGGCTCTTCGACACTCCCCTTTTCCTGAAAACCCTGGTAGCCATACAGCCCCTCGGTTTCATCGCCACCGTCTCCGGTTGGGTCACCGCTGAAATGGGTCGCCAGCCGTGGGTCGTCTATGGGCTGCTGCGGACTACCGATGGAGTTTCTCCCATTGCGGCGGGAAACGTGATCTGGTCCCTGACGCTTTTCATGTTTTTCTTCGCCCTCATCGGAGCGAGCTACTTTTTCTATGTTTTGAGGACTCTTCGGCGGGGTCCGGACCTCACCAGTCCCATTCCACCGGTGCAAAGACCCGCGGGCATGCGGCCCGTCAAGGATTCAATGTAA
- the cydB gene encoding cytochrome d ubiquinol oxidase subunit II yields the protein MDLVHLWLCLVGLVIILYVVLDGFSLGVGMLFPTARNEEERDVLMNSIAPIWDANQTWLVFGGGALFATFPMVYTILFSALYIPLLTFIFGLIFRGVAFEFRANSTRKTKWNRAFFLGSVVAVFAQGITLGGYISGTTVVDGHFAGGPFDWLHAFSVMVGLALIAGYSLLGATYLIIKTTGTVQERARRQAFWLALVVGGFMLLVSVWTPVHDPSIPARWFSVPRVYFIWTFPLLGVVAFFTLLKSLMAKKSVTPFLSAIVLFISAYLGLLAALYPYAIPPAVTVLEAASQRETLIFTLWGACLVLPVVLGYTIYSYWVFRGKVVAEEGYH from the coding sequence ATGGATCTGGTTCATTTGTGGCTCTGCCTGGTCGGACTCGTCATCATTCTCTATGTGGTTCTCGACGGTTTCAGTTTGGGTGTGGGCATGCTTTTTCCCACTGCCCGAAACGAGGAAGAACGCGATGTGCTCATGAACAGCATCGCTCCCATCTGGGATGCAAATCAGACATGGCTCGTATTTGGCGGCGGGGCGCTTTTTGCGACCTTTCCCATGGTGTATACGATTCTTTTTAGCGCCCTCTACATTCCTCTCCTCACCTTCATTTTCGGACTGATCTTCCGGGGGGTTGCTTTCGAATTCCGGGCCAACTCCACAAGAAAGACCAAATGGAACAGGGCCTTCTTCCTGGGAAGCGTAGTAGCGGTATTCGCTCAGGGGATCACCCTGGGCGGGTATATTTCCGGAACCACCGTGGTGGACGGTCATTTCGCGGGAGGTCCTTTCGACTGGCTCCATGCCTTTTCCGTCATGGTCGGCCTGGCGCTCATCGCCGGCTACAGTCTTTTGGGGGCCACTTATCTCATCATCAAGACCACCGGAACCGTGCAGGAACGCGCCCGCCGCCAGGCCTTTTGGCTGGCCCTGGTAGTGGGAGGGTTCATGCTCCTGGTGAGCGTTTGGACGCCGGTTCACGATCCCTCCATTCCGGCCCGGTGGTTCAGTGTTCCCCGCGTCTATTTCATCTGGACCTTCCCTCTGCTGGGGGTCGTTGCGTTTTTTACACTTCTGAAAAGCCTGATGGCGAAAAAATCCGTCACGCCTTTCCTGAGTGCGATAGTGCTTTTCATATCCGCTTACCTGGGCTTGCTCGCAGCCCTCTATCCCTATGCCATCCCGCCTGCCGTCACGGTTCTCGAGGCCGCATCCCAGCGGGAAACCCTCATCTTCACCCTTTGGGGGGCATGCCTGGTCCTGCCGGTGGTACTCGGTTACACCATCTACAGCTACTGGGTGTTTCGGGGCAAAGTGGTGGCTGAAGAAGGCTACCATTAG